Below is a window of Flavobacterium cyclinae DNA.
GTGTTGTGGATACTTTAGGTAACCCAATTGACGGTAAAGGTCCAATAGGTGGTGAGTTATATGAGATGCCATTAGAAAGAAAAGCACCTGGAGTTATTTTCCGTCAGCCAGTAACTGAGCCATTACAAACAGGAGTAAAAGCTGTTGATGCTATGATTCCAGTAGGTCGTGGACAACGTGAGTTAGTTATTGGTGACCGTCAAACTGGTAAATCAACAGTTTGTATCGATACCATCTTAAATCAAAAAGAATTTTATGATGCAGGTCAACCTGTATTCTGTATCTATGTTGCTGTAGGTCAAAAAGCTTCAACTGTTGCTGCTTTAGCAAAAACATTAGAAGAAAAAGGAGCTATGGCATATACAATCATCGTAGCGGCTAACGCTTCAGATCCTGCTCCAATGCAAGTTTACGCTCCTATGGCGGGTGCTGCAATCGGAGAATATTTCAGAGATTCTGGTCGTCCAGCTTTAATTGTTTATGATGATTTATCTAAACAAGCAGTAGCGTACCGTGAGGTATCTTTATTATTAAGAAGACCACCAGGACGTGAGGCTTATCCTGGAGACGTTTTCTACTTACACTCTCGTTTATTAGAAAGAGCTTGTAAAGTTATCGCTAACGACGAAATCGCTAAAAACATGAACGATTTACCAGATTCTATCAAAGGAATCGTTAAAGGTGGTGGTTCGTTAACAGCGTTACCAATTATCGAAACACAAGCAGGTGACGTTTCTGCATATATCCCAACAAACGTAATTTCGATTACTGATGGTCAGATCTTCTTAGATGGTGATTTA
It encodes the following:
- the atpA gene encoding F0F1 ATP synthase subunit alpha, which produces MAEIKPAEISAILKQQLSGFESGASLEEVGTVLQVGDGIARVYGLSNAQYGELVQFENGLEAIVLNLEEDNVGVVLLGPSTGIKEGSTVKRTQRIASLKVGEQMVGRVVDTLGNPIDGKGPIGGELYEMPLERKAPGVIFRQPVTEPLQTGVKAVDAMIPVGRGQRELVIGDRQTGKSTVCIDTILNQKEFYDAGQPVFCIYVAVGQKASTVAALAKTLEEKGAMAYTIIVAANASDPAPMQVYAPMAGAAIGEYFRDSGRPALIVYDDLSKQAVAYREVSLLLRRPPGREAYPGDVFYLHSRLLERACKVIANDEIAKNMNDLPDSIKGIVKGGGSLTALPIIETQAGDVSAYIPTNVISITDGQIFLDGDLFNSGVRPAINVGISVSRVGGNAQIKSMKKVAGTLKLDQAQFRELEAFAKFGSDLDAVTLNVIEKGKRNVEILKQGLNSPFNVESQVAIIYAGSKNLLRNVPVDKVKEFEKDYLEFLNAKHRDTLDSLKAGKFDDKITDVLENVAKEISAKYN